One genomic region from Drosophila subpulchrella strain 33 F10 #4 breed RU33 chromosome 2R, RU_Dsub_v1.1 Primary Assembly, whole genome shotgun sequence encodes:
- the LOC119550753 gene encoding E3 ubiquitin-protein ligase RBBP6 isoform X2, with translation MSVHYKFKSTLNFDTITFDGLHISVGDLKREIVQQKRLGKIIDFDLQITNAQSKEEYKDDGVLIPKNTTLIISRIPIAHPTKKGWEPPAAENAFSTAPSKQDNFNMDLSKMQGTEEDKIQAMMMQSTVDYDPKTYHRIKGQSQVGEVPASYRCNKCKKSGHWIKNCPFVTGKDQQEVKRNTGIPRSFRDKPDAAENESSDFVLPAVQNQEIPEDLICGICRDIFVDAVMIPCCGSSFCDDCVRTSLLESEDSECPDCKEKNCSPGSLIPNRFLRNSVNAFKNETGYNKSAVKSAPVKNEEKPPVEKEEEEKPVKEEETVEAEVKTDKQEETETNGKKPPKSESPEPPSTAEPSHKEKEKDKYDSDYEDNITIKMPKPAAESASVPRTRSPTYSQRSSESSHRRERSDYDHDHKHHRPSKSESGNKDRSLLPTPIGTVPSYQGHMMNEAEDARRSSAYKPQYMPMQRGPPPMHMMGHHMPAYNNGYNNMGQRPPLR, from the exons ATGTCGGTACACTATAAATTTAAGAGTACCCTCAACTTCGATACAATTACGTTCGATGGACTTCACATTTCAGTCGGGGACTTGAAAAGGGAGATTGTGCAGCAGAAGCGATTGGGTAAAATAATCGACTTTGATCTTCAAATCACAAATGCGCAGAGCAAAGAAG AATACAAGGACGATGGAGTGCTTATCCCCAAAAACACCACGCTGATCATATCGCGCATTCCCATTGCCCATCCCACGAAGAAGGGCTGGGAGCCACCAGCTGCGGAAAATGCTTTTTCGACAGCGCCATCCAAGCAGGACAACTTTAACATGGACCTGTCGAAAATGCAAGGTACCGAGGAGGACAAAATCCAAGCCATGATGATGCAGAGCACTGTTGACTATGATCCCAAGAC GTACCATCGCATTAAAGGCCAATCCCAAGTGGGCGAAGTTCCGGCATCGTATAGATGCAACAAGTGCAAGAAAAGCGGTCACTGGATCAAGAACTGTCCCTTTGTTACTGGAAAGGACCAGCAAGAGGTCAAAAGGAATACTGGAATTCCACGATCTTTCAGGGACAAACCGGATGCGGCAGAGAACGAATCATCTGATTTTGTGCTGCCTGCTGTCCAAAATCAGGAGATACCCGAAGACCTGATATGCGGCATATGTCGTGATATATTCGTCGACGCCGTCATGATACCCTGCTGCGGTAGTTCATTTTGTGACGACTGTGTGCGCACTTCGTTATTGGAGTCCGAGGATAGTGAGTGCCCCGACTGCAAGGAGAAAAACTGCTCTCCTGGCTCCCTTATTCCTAACCGATTTTTAAGGAATTCGGTTAATGCCTTTAAAAACGAGACTGGATACAACAAAAGCGCGGTTAAATCAG CCCCAGTTAAAAACGAGGAAAAACCTCCTGTTGAAAAAGAAGAGGAGGAAAAGCCGGTTAAGGAAGAGGAAACCGTAGAGGCTGAGGTCAAAACTGATAAGCAGGAAGAAACGGAAACTAATGGCAAAAAGCCACCGAAGTCCGAGTCCCCAGAACCTCCTTCGACCGCAGAACCGTCACATaaagagaaagagaaagaTAAATATGATTCTGACTATGAGGATAACATAACCATCAAAATGCCCAAACCTGCTGCTGAATCCGCATCAGTTCCCAGAACG AGATCTCCAACATATTCCCAAAGGTCGAGTGAGTCCTCTCACCGACGTGAAAGGTCGGACTATGATCACGATCACAAGCACCACCGTCCATCGAAATCGGAGTCTGGCAACAAAGACCGGAGTCTTTTGCCCACGCCTATTGGCACTGTGCCCAGCTACCAAGGGCACATGATGAATGAAGCGGAAGACGCTCGACGATCAAGTGCCTATAAGCCCCAATACATGCCAATGCAACGTGGTCCACCTCCCATGCACATGATGGGTCACCATATGCCAGCCTACAACAACGGGTACAACAACATGGGACAGAGGCCTCCTCTAAGGTAG
- the LOC119550753 gene encoding E3 ubiquitin-protein ligase RBBP6 isoform X1, translating to MSVHYKFKSTLNFDTITFDGLHISVGDLKREIVQQKRLGKIIDFDLQITNAQSKEEYKDDGVLIPKNTTLIISRIPIAHPTKKGWEPPAAENAFSTAPSKQDNFNMDLSKMQGTEEDKIQAMMMQSTVDYDPKTYHRIKGQSQVGEVPASYRCNKCKKSGHWIKNCPFVTGKDQQEVKRNTGIPRSFRDKPDAAENESSDFVLPAVQNQEIPEDLICGICRDIFVDAVMIPCCGSSFCDDCVRTSLLESEDSECPDCKEKNCSPGSLIPNRFLRNSVNAFKNETGYNKSAVKSAPVKNEEKPPVEKEEEEKPVKEEETVEAEVKTDKQEETETNGKKPPKSESPEPPSTAEPSHKEKEKDKYDSDYEDNITIKMPKPAAESASVPRTRSPTYSQRSSESSHRRERSDYDHDHKHHRPSKSESGNKDRSLLPTPIGTVPSYQGHMMNEAEDARRSSAYKPQYMPMQRGPPPMHMMGHHMPAYNNGYNNMGQRPPLSYVPYQNQSVHPMRTPYGSAGGNMNMNMSQPFQSPNLASIYQGVAAKVGSGLIDDPLEAFNRIMKEKERKKVDRFRSSDRHRSRSPDRQRHRFKSPMYEKDCPRDSLKEKRPRSRERKREHSYERHMRHPRSSRQTNDGSKSPGGRIKRSGHRRSASPKPAYKSDYRDKSYNKPFTPKPEQVEPPPPGFEPLQLQDDDDYKNKHMASSEQSHSSSSKGGSHKKSEEARHEEVPRKRHRSRSRSKEPKPMDSNYRSLTPPAKITTPKMTAAQLRERECSPKTPERAHDEYLPAKARVIASQPAIDDSDVGPNVGKENKVKSPSSKERKKKKKDKAERKKNKKDKRAKKEKGERQKKSSSLNRSDSDINNSSLVNETTFKILTSPRASPNIEIEAALLSPAHNASENLNPKKGQAYLNVDVASDDNLGSRSKRSEANSINLSKWELEENNISLEDSSKKSVASLDDQSEITSDVLRKAENAIFAKAINAIRPVEFQVIINSKDNSKDRSVIRNDKDRSPSPRRTSSKSVKERLGNKVQRDRSRSPDKSKGRQREAVRKSSDDDANRGRSDRHGSRKRENKSRDRSAPSEKRQERSYKRSTPEDDKSRRQYKERSDPKLAKYDQINSDDSDRRAARNTKSSDGRVVSSITAVAAPHKPCRPDNPFRKFVDNSSSSSLVVKYDNTIQNDGASSDNSLDHRKPKDKKLKKHAKYSSTESLRSEKRKDLKSKKKSKVLKKKKKSKK from the exons ATGTCGGTACACTATAAATTTAAGAGTACCCTCAACTTCGATACAATTACGTTCGATGGACTTCACATTTCAGTCGGGGACTTGAAAAGGGAGATTGTGCAGCAGAAGCGATTGGGTAAAATAATCGACTTTGATCTTCAAATCACAAATGCGCAGAGCAAAGAAG AATACAAGGACGATGGAGTGCTTATCCCCAAAAACACCACGCTGATCATATCGCGCATTCCCATTGCCCATCCCACGAAGAAGGGCTGGGAGCCACCAGCTGCGGAAAATGCTTTTTCGACAGCGCCATCCAAGCAGGACAACTTTAACATGGACCTGTCGAAAATGCAAGGTACCGAGGAGGACAAAATCCAAGCCATGATGATGCAGAGCACTGTTGACTATGATCCCAAGAC GTACCATCGCATTAAAGGCCAATCCCAAGTGGGCGAAGTTCCGGCATCGTATAGATGCAACAAGTGCAAGAAAAGCGGTCACTGGATCAAGAACTGTCCCTTTGTTACTGGAAAGGACCAGCAAGAGGTCAAAAGGAATACTGGAATTCCACGATCTTTCAGGGACAAACCGGATGCGGCAGAGAACGAATCATCTGATTTTGTGCTGCCTGCTGTCCAAAATCAGGAGATACCCGAAGACCTGATATGCGGCATATGTCGTGATATATTCGTCGACGCCGTCATGATACCCTGCTGCGGTAGTTCATTTTGTGACGACTGTGTGCGCACTTCGTTATTGGAGTCCGAGGATAGTGAGTGCCCCGACTGCAAGGAGAAAAACTGCTCTCCTGGCTCCCTTATTCCTAACCGATTTTTAAGGAATTCGGTTAATGCCTTTAAAAACGAGACTGGATACAACAAAAGCGCGGTTAAATCAG CCCCAGTTAAAAACGAGGAAAAACCTCCTGTTGAAAAAGAAGAGGAGGAAAAGCCGGTTAAGGAAGAGGAAACCGTAGAGGCTGAGGTCAAAACTGATAAGCAGGAAGAAACGGAAACTAATGGCAAAAAGCCACCGAAGTCCGAGTCCCCAGAACCTCCTTCGACCGCAGAACCGTCACATaaagagaaagagaaagaTAAATATGATTCTGACTATGAGGATAACATAACCATCAAAATGCCCAAACCTGCTGCTGAATCCGCATCAGTTCCCAGAACG AGATCTCCAACATATTCCCAAAGGTCGAGTGAGTCCTCTCACCGACGTGAAAGGTCGGACTATGATCACGATCACAAGCACCACCGTCCATCGAAATCGGAGTCTGGCAACAAAGACCGGAGTCTTTTGCCCACGCCTATTGGCACTGTGCCCAGCTACCAAGGGCACATGATGAATGAAGCGGAAGACGCTCGACGATCAAGTGCCTATAAGCCCCAATACATGCCAATGCAACGTGGTCCACCTCCCATGCACATGATGGGTCACCATATGCCAGCCTACAACAACGGGTACAACAACATGGGACAGAGGCCTCCTCTAAG CTATGTGCCGTATCAGAACCAATCCGTACACCCAATGCGTACACCTTACGGATCTGCAGGCGGAAATATGAATATGAATATGTCACAACCATTTCAGTCCCCAAATTTAGCCTCGATATATCAAGGGGTAGCAGCAAAGGTCGGTTCCGG TCTAATTGACGATCCATTGGAGGCCTTCAACCGCATCATGAAGGAGAAGGAGCGTAAGAAGGTGGACCGATTTCGTAGTTCAGACCGCCACAGGTCGAGGTCTCCGGATAGGCAGAGGCACCGCTTCAAGTCCCCCATGTACGAAAAGGATTGCCCCAGGGACAGTCTGAAGGAAAAAAGGCCGCGGTCCCGGGAAAGAAAGCGAGAACATAGCTATGAACGGCATATGCGTCACCCTCGTTCAAGTCGCCAGACTAACGATGGCTCAAAATCTCCAGGTGGTAGAATCAAGAG ATCCGGACATCGTCGCTCTGCGTCACCTAAGCCGGCTTATAAGAGTGATTATAGGGACAAGTCGTATAACAAGCCTTTCACGCCAAAACCAGAGCAAGTTGAGCCTCCTCCGCCCGGATTCGAGCCGTTGCAGCTGCAGGATGACGATGACTACAAGAACAAGCATATGGCCAGCTCAGAACAATCAcatagcagcagcagcaaggGTGGAAGCCACAAGAAAAGCGAGGAGGCCAGGCACGAGGAGGTGCCACGCAAGAGGCACAGATCTCGCAGCAGGAGCAAGGAACCGAAGCCGATGGACAGCAACTACAGGAGCCTGACGCCGCCAGCGAAGATCACCACACCGAAAATGACCGCTGCTCAGTTGCGTGAACGCGAATGTTCACCAAAAACGCCGGAAAGGGCCCACGATGAGTATTTGCCAGCGAAGGCTAGAGTTATTGCCTCCCAGCCCGCCATCGACGACTCGGATGTGGGGCCCAATGTGGGAAAGGAGAACAAGGTGAAAAGTCCATCGTCTAAGGAAcgcaagaagaagaagaaggacAAGGCTGAACGCAAGAAAAATAAGAAGGATAAGCGGGCTAAGAAGGAGAAAGGAGAGCGTCAGAAGAAGAGCTCCTCGTTAAATCGATCTGACTCGGATATTAACAACAGCTCACTCGTAAATGAGACAACCTTTAAGATCCTAACATCTCCCAGGGCCAGTCCCAACATTGAGATAGAAGCGGCTCTCCTTTCCCCCGCCCATAACGCCAGTGAAAATCTTAATCCCAAAAAGGGTCAAGCCTACCTAAACGTTGATGTCGCCAGCGATGATAATCTCGGCTCAAGAAGCAAACGTAGCGAGGCTAATTCTATTAATCTATCCAAATGGGAACTGGAGGAGAATAACATAAGTTTGGAAGATTCCTCAAAGAAATCGGTTGCATCTTTGGATGACCAGTCTGAAATAACTTCAGACGTCCTGCGCAAAGCGGAGAATGCAATATTTGCCAAGGCTATAAACGCTATAAGGCCCGTGGAATTTCAAGTTATAATCAACTCAAAGGACAATAGCAAGGACCGTTCTGTAATTAGAAATGACAAGGATCGCTCGCCTTCACCCAGGCGTACCAGCAGCAAGTCGGTAAAGGAAAGGCTGGGCAATAAGGTTCAGCGAGACAGAAGCCGTTCGCCAGACAAGTCAAAGGGCAGACAGAGGGAGGCGGTGAGGAAAAGCTCTGACGACGATGCGAACCGGGGTAGGTCGGATCGTCATGGCAGCAGGAAGAGGGAGAACAAGTCCCGCGACAGGTCCGCGCCTTCCGAGAAAAGACAGGAGCGTTCGTATAAACGTAGTACTCCCGAAGACGACAAGTCTAGGCGTCAGTATAAGGAGCGTTCTGACCCCAAGCTCGCAAAGTATGATCAAATCAATAGCGACGACTCAGATCGAAGGGCGGCTAGAAACACAAAATCCAGCGACGGCCGAGTGGTATCCTCTATTACAGCCGTGGCAGCTCCACATAAGCCCTGTCGTCCAGACAATCCGTTCAGGAAATTCGTCGACAACAGTTCGTCGAGCAGCTTAGTtgtaaaatatgataataCGATACAGAATGATGGCGCGTCCTCGGACAACAGCTTGGATCACAGGAAACCCAAGGATAAGAAACTGAAGAAGCATGCTAAGTATTCTTCAACCGAATCGTTGAGGAGTGAGAAACGTAAGGATCTAAAAAGCAAAAAGAAGAGCAAAGTTttgaaaaagaagaaaaaatcaaagaaGTAG